From Tripterygium wilfordii isolate XIE 37 chromosome 13, ASM1340144v1, whole genome shotgun sequence, the proteins below share one genomic window:
- the LOC120012910 gene encoding pentatricopeptide repeat-containing protein At2g01390, with the protein MRSFNDSYAFLLKSVLSSALFSSNRPFRHFKLVHSLRESKPRKPTKKWGVTSKKPAKLLLTRDSDAKVYMRNIIANIYRILKFSTWDSAQQQLEKLPIKWDSYTVNQVLKTHPPMERAWLFFNWASRLNGFKHDQYTYTTMLDIFGEAGRISSMNYVFKLMQENGIKVDAVTYTSLMHWISSSGDVDGAVNMWQEMKFNGCNPTVVSYTAYLKILFDNKRVEEASDLYREMIQIGISPTCHTYTVLMEYLVSVGKCEEAMEIFSKMQESAVQPDKPACNILIQRCCKVGETKTMMRILQYMKENCLVLRYPVFLEALETLRAAGENDALLREVNPHISPECVVHEKEVPCVPTADNDNLDKNLALILLKKENLIAIDRLLSVTVDKHLQLDSVIISMIIEVNCDRCRFDGALLAFEYSVRMGLNLENYAYLALIGISIRSNTFLKVLEIVKEKMRAGHSLGVYHGALIIYRLGRARRPTLAAKIFNLLPDQQKCTATYTALISVYFSAGNPDKALKIYEIMRRRCIQTSLGTYNILLTGLEKSGKACETETYRKEKKRLLIDAASRDSVPMEEKMCDLLFAG; encoded by the exons ATGAGAAGTTTCAATGATTCCTACGCATTTCTCCTGAAATCTGTGCTTTCTTCCGCTCTATTTTCCAGTAATCGGCCTTTTCGCCATTTCAAATTGGTCCATTCCCTTCGCGAATCTAAACCCAGAAAACCTACCAAAAAATGGGGCGTAACTTCAAAGAAACCAGCCAAATTGTTACTCACCAGAGATTCAGACGCGAAGGTTTACATGAGAAACATAATTGCAAACATATACAGAATCTTGAAGTTCTCAACTTGGGATTCTGCTCAGCAACAACTCGAAAAACTCCCTATAAAATGGGACTCCTACACagtcaaccaagtcctcaaaaccCACCCACCAATGGAGAGGGCGTGGTTGTTCTTCAATTGGGCCTCGCGATTGAATGGGTTCAAGCATGACCAGTATACTTATACCACGATGCTTGATATATTCGGAGAAGCTGGGAGGATATCATCGATGAATTATGTTTTTAAGCTCATGCAAGAGAACGGGATAAAGGTCGATGCAGTTACTTATACTTCGCTTATGCATTGGATTTCGAGTTCTGGGGATGTTGATGGGGCAGTGAACATGTGGCAGGAAATGAAGTTTAATGGGTGTAATCCGACTGTGGTTTCCTATACAGCGTATCTTAAGATTTTGTTTGATAACAAGAGAGTGGAGGAGGCTAGTGATTTGTACAGAGAGATGATTCAGATTGGCATTTCACCCACTTGCCACACATATACAGTTTTGATGGAGTACCTTGTGAGCGTAG GCAAATGTGAAGAGGCCATGGAGATCTTCAGCAAAATGCAAGAATCTGCAGTACAACCTGATAAGCCTGCGTGTAATATATTGATTCAGAGATGTTGCAAGGTTGGTGAGACAAAAACAATGATGCGAATTCTGCagtatatgaaagaaaattgTCTTGTTCTTCGTTATCCTGTTTTTCTTGAAGCCCTTGAAACTTTAAGAGCTGCTGGTGAGAATGATGCTCTCCTTAGAGAAGTTAATCCTCATATTTCTCCTGAATGTGTTGTGCATGAGAAGGAAGTTCCATGTGTGCCAACTGCTGATAATGATAATTTGGACAAGAATCTCGCATTAATTTTATTGAAGAAGGAAAATCTTATTGCCATTGATCGTTTGCTTTCAGTGACAGTTGATAAGCATTTACAATTAGATTCTGTGATTATTTCAATGATCATCGAGGTAAACTGTGATCGTTGCAGATTTGATGGTGCTTTATTGGCATTTGAATACAGTGTAAGAATGGGATTAAACCTTGAGAATTATGCATATCTTGCCTTGATAGGCATTTCAATAAGATCCAATACATTTTTAAAGGTGCTTGAGATTGTCAAGGAGAAGATGAGGGCTGGACACTCTCTTGGTGTATATCATGGTGCCCTTATAATTTACAGACTTGGGCGTGCTCGAAGGCCCACTCTTGCTGCAAAGATCTTTAACTTATTGCCTGATCAACAGAAATGCACTGCGACTTACACTGCCCTGATCAGTGTCTACTTCTCTGCTGGTAATCCCGATAAAGCCCTAAAAATTTACGAAATCATGAGAAGGAGATGCATTCAGACTTCTTTAGGCACATACAATATTCTGTTAACTGGTCTGGAAAAAAGTGGCAAAGCTTGCGAAACAGAAACTTAtaggaaggagaagaagaggcTGCTGATTGATGCTGCTTCCCGCGATAGTGTCCCCATGGAGGAGAAGATGTGCGACCTTCTTTTTGCAGGCTAG
- the LOC120013709 gene encoding calcium uniporter protein 2, mitochondrial-like yields MASKKSLAQRLFNVSRISLTNCRVSSPRVLARSRISQSASQKTLEHDPGDNGMFKRFFHRRAIFQNDMAPELHAVWVGDKLIDKLRDIDISKNRIRLDGLIPPPALSPEKTSPAFPGGLKAEDTKKLLRVAQLELVKMKLRETEKSWIPYLEFVRICADACPDLDQGNRIATTLDESGAVIVLGNAVLLRPEQVAKAIGGLIPSPIANTNDPRRKELEEMEKQKARIDKKAESLVRRELWCGLGYLVVQTAACMRLTFWELSWDVMEPICFCFTSMYFIGAYFFFLRTSKEPTFQSLYECRFSAKQKRLIKIHNFDIGRYNELRRACDPYSSLSSATDLADK; encoded by the exons ATGGCGTCCAAGAAATCCTTAGCCCAGCGCCTCTTCAACGTTTCCAGAATCTCTCTTACCAACTGTCGCGTTTCCTCACCGCGGGTTCTGGCTCGATCCAGAATCTCTCAGAGCGCTAGTCAAAAAACTCTCGAGCACGATCCGGGAGACAATGGCATGTTCAAGCGGTTTTTCCACAGGAGAGCGATTTTCCAGAATGATATGGCGCCAGAACTCCACGCAGTCTGGGTCGGAGATAAACTTATTGACAAACTGCGGGATATCGACATTTCGAAGAACCGGATCCGACTGGACGGATTGATTCCTCCGCCGGCTCTGTCTCCAGAGAAGACGTCGCCGGCTTTTCCCGGCGGATTGAAGGCGGAGGATACGAAAAAATTGTTGAGGGTAGCGCAGTTGGAATTGGTGAAAATGAAGctgagagaaacagagaaaagcTGGATACCGTATCTGGAGTTTGTTCGGATCTGCGCTGATGCTTGTCCGGATCTGGACCAAGGAAATCGGATTGCCACGACGCTTGACGAGTCCGGAGCGGTCATTGTGTTGGGAAACGCAGTTTTGCTGAGGCCGGAACAG GTTGCCAAAGCAATTGGAGGTCTAATACCATCGCCAATAGCCAACACAAACGATCCAAGAAGAAAGGAATTGGAAGAAATGGAAAAGCAGAAAGCCAGAATTGACAAAAAGGCAGAGTCCCTGGTCCGCCGAGAACTCTGGTGTGGGCTGGGATACTTAGTAGTCCAAACGGCCGCATGCATGAGGCTGACTTTCTGGGAACTGTCATGGGATGTCATGGAGCCTATTTGCTTCTGTTTCACTTCCATGTACTTCATTGGAGCCTATTTCTTTTTCCTCAGAACGTCCAAAGAGCCTACTTTTCAAAGTCTCTACGAATGCAGGTTTAGTGCAAAGCAGAAGAGGCTTATCAAGATTCACAATTTTGATATTGGGAGGTACAATGAGCTCAGAAGAGCTTGTGATCCCTACTCTTCGTTGTCGTCAGCAACAGATCTTGCGGACAAGTAG